A section of the Pseudanabaena sp. BC1403 genome encodes:
- a CDS encoding M48 family metallopeptidase, whose product MPRYTGISSEAFRHPLDHQAEQALRSVPGFDLVAGKFVEFMYERPQTIYHIGNSIQVSHRQYATIHRIFRECIADLDVQPEPTLFVSQNPAANSYALGKDHPYIVINSGLLDLLTEDEIRSVLAHELGHIKCGHTTLIQMAMWVMSIVSTISEMTFGLGGIVSSGLIYAFFEWRRKAELSSDRAALLVTDELDTVLSTMMKLSGGSSAFAHELSLPEFIRQSDAYQELDKDNLNQIYKFMLYNGFGAGSMLSHPFPVERVHYIREWADSEEYRNIKSGNYKRGDTTGAVDVSQSPKEDKKSESEAERLKRQIDELQAEINRIKRQ is encoded by the coding sequence ATGCCACGTTATACAGGCATTTCTAGCGAAGCCTTTCGACATCCTCTCGATCACCAAGCCGAACAAGCTCTCCGCAGCGTCCCTGGGTTTGACCTTGTGGCGGGGAAATTTGTCGAGTTTATGTACGAGCGTCCTCAGACGATTTACCACATTGGTAATAGCATTCAGGTAAGTCATCGCCAATATGCAACGATTCATCGGATCTTTAGGGAATGTATTGCTGACCTAGACGTGCAGCCAGAACCAACTTTATTTGTCTCGCAAAATCCTGCTGCTAATAGCTATGCTCTAGGTAAAGATCATCCCTACATTGTGATTAATTCGGGATTATTAGATCTTCTGACTGAAGACGAAATACGTTCGGTGCTTGCCCATGAACTTGGTCATATTAAATGCGGTCACACCACATTAATCCAGATGGCAATGTGGGTAATGAGTATAGTTTCGACTATTAGCGAAATGACTTTCGGCTTAGGTGGGATTGTCAGTAGTGGATTGATTTATGCCTTTTTTGAGTGGCGACGCAAGGCGGAATTATCCAGCGATCGCGCAGCGCTATTAGTCACCGATGAGCTAGATACAGTTCTATCAACGATGATGAAACTATCGGGCGGAAGTTCTGCTTTTGCCCATGAGTTGAGCTTGCCTGAGTTTATTCGTCAATCGGATGCTTATCAAGAACTTGACAAAGATAATCTCAATCAAATTTATAAATTTATGCTCTACAACGGGTTTGGTGCTGGCTCGATGCTCAGTCATCCATTCCCAGTTGAGCGGGTTCACTATATTCGTGAATGGGCAGATTCGGAAGAGTATCGCAATATTAAATCTGGCAATTATAAGCGTGGAGATACGACTGGCGCAGTTGATGTGTCTCAATCTCCCAAGGAAGATAAAAAGTCAGAGAGCGAAGCAGAACGTCTAAAACGTCAAATTGACGAATTGCAAGCCGAAATTAATCGTATTAAGCGACAATAA
- a CDS encoding Rpn family recombination-promoting nuclease/putative transposase — translation MIDNICKFLAETFPTDFASWLLGEPIAFTKLEPSELSVEPIRADSVIFLKSLRMILHIEFQTDPNKNIPFRMTDYLLRLHRQFPDREIYQVVIYLTPSESTLVYETTFNLGGLSHQFNVIRLWEQPTEIFQQYQGLLPFATLSQTNNPEETLRQVAKQIEQITDKQVQSNVAASTAIISGIALNKEIIQRLLRSEIMKESVIYQEILLEGKAEGIAEGEARGIAKGEAKGKTETENQIALNMLSSNVSLELVSQFTGLTLKQVQKLQKLAAQKSKMPKSAKTKRRNTSPIGECPQP, via the coding sequence ATGATCGACAACATCTGTAAATTCCTTGCTGAAACCTTCCCCACCGACTTTGCCAGTTGGCTCTTAGGAGAACCGATCGCATTCACAAAACTCGAACCATCGGAACTCTCCGTCGAACCAATTCGTGCTGACTCCGTTATATTTCTGAAATCATTAAGAATGATCCTCCACATAGAGTTTCAGACTGATCCAAACAAAAATATCCCCTTCCGCATGACCGATTACCTGTTGAGATTGCATCGTCAATTTCCAGACAGGGAAATCTATCAAGTCGTGATTTACCTCACACCCAGCGAATCAACCCTTGTTTACGAAACCACATTTAACCTTGGCGGATTAAGCCATCAATTTAACGTGATCAGGCTTTGGGAGCAGCCCACAGAAATATTTCAGCAATACCAAGGACTATTACCCTTTGCCACCCTCTCACAAACCAACAACCCAGAAGAAACCCTAAGACAAGTTGCCAAGCAAATCGAACAAATTACTGATAAACAAGTACAAAGCAACGTAGCCGCATCGACAGCTATAATATCGGGTATAGCCCTGAACAAAGAAATCATCCAAAGACTTTTAAGGAGCGAAATCATGAAAGAATCAGTTATTTATCAAGAAATTTTGCTTGAGGGTAAGGCTGAGGGTATAGCCGAAGGCGAAGCTAGGGGTATAGCTAAAGGTGAAGCCAAAGGCAAAACTGAAACAGAAAATCAGATTGCTCTAAATATGTTAAGTTCCAACGTTTCCTTAGAATTAGTCTCACAATTTACAGGACTAACTCTAAAACAAGTGCAAAAACTCCAAAAACTTGCCGCACAAAAATCCAAGATGCCAAAGTCTGCTAAAACAAAGCGGCGGAATACATCTCCGATTGGAGAGTGTCCACAACCTTAG
- a CDS encoding SMI1/KNR4 family protein, whose product MGNSIYLQTFKAKFVNESKILIQSGLIFEDEDMDLFPCSKDEVLELEKTLGFFLPLAYKEFLLWGGHQSAWFLVGEDCFFKNILDNQELALELLEENKFPKELPKDAFIFTSHHGYEFDFFEVSQGDNPPIYCYSEGSNESFFKLTYPSFTDYLIEILELSVKSIRSYGGSPFMKSIILSPDEEFNVFDEIK is encoded by the coding sequence ATGGGAAATAGCATATATCTGCAAACTTTTAAGGCTAAGTTTGTTAACGAAAGCAAAATATTAATCCAATCAGGATTAATATTTGAGGATGAGGACATGGATTTATTCCCATGTAGTAAAGATGAAGTTCTTGAGCTTGAAAAAACACTCGGATTTTTTTTACCTCTAGCGTATAAAGAGTTTCTCCTTTGGGGAGGACATCAATCTGCTTGGTTTCTTGTAGGTGAAGATTGTTTTTTTAAAAATATCCTCGACAACCAAGAGTTGGCTCTCGAACTATTGGAAGAGAACAAATTCCCTAAAGAGCTACCAAAAGATGCTTTTATATTCACTTCACACCACGGGTACGAGTTTGATTTTTTCGAGGTTTCTCAAGGAGACAATCCGCCTATATATTGTTACTCAGAGGGTTCCAATGAATCTTTCTTCAAATTAACATATCCTAGCTTTACAGATTATCTTATTGAGATTCTTGAACTTTCGGTAAAATCAATCAGATCCTACGGTGGTTCTCCCTTTATGAAAAGTATCATATTATCCCCTGACGAAGAATTTAATGTCTTTGATGAAATAAAGTAG